The following is a genomic window from Pseudomonas sp. FP2335.
GCAAGCCCGCTCCCACATTTTTTTGAACCGTGTACTGCTCAGCAATCAGGCCAGTTCAGCACGCAGCTGGCGGGCGGCCGTGACCATGTGAATCAACGCCGCTTCGGTCTCCGGCCAGCCACGGGTTTTCAAGCCGCAATCCGGGTTCACCCACAAACGCTCGGCCGGAATCCGCTTGGCCGCCTTGCGCAACAAATTGGCCATCTCCGACGCATCCGGCACCCGTGGCGAGTGGATGTCGTACACGCCCGGACCGATTTCGTTCGGGTAAGCGAAGGCTTCAAACGCCTCCAGCAACTCCATGTCCGAGCGCGACGTTTCGATGGTAATCACATCGGCATCCATCGCCGCAATGCTCTCGATCACATCGTTGAACTCGCTGTAGCACATGTGGGTGTGGATCTGGGTTTCGTCGCGCACACCCGAGGCGCACAGGCGGAATACTTCGGTGGCCCAGTCCAGGTAGTGCTGCCACTGCGCCTGGCGCAACGGCAAACCTTCACGGAACGCCGCTTCGTCGATCTGCACGATCTTGATGCCGGCCGCCTCCAGGTCCACCACTTCGTCACGAATCGCCAGGGCCAATTGCCGTGCCTGCACTTCGCGGCTCACGTCTTCGCGGGGGAATGACCACATCAGCATGGTCACCGGGCCGGTCAGCATGCCCTTCATCACTTTGTGGGTGAGGCCTTGGGCGTAGCGGATCCACTCCACGGTCATGGCTTTCGGGCGGCTCAGGTCACCAAAAATCACCGCCGGTTTCACGCAACGTGAACCGTAGCTCTGCACCCAACCGAACCGGGTGAACACATAGCCGTCGAGTTGCTCGGCGAAGTACTCAACCATGTCATTACGTTCGGCTTCACCGTGCACCAGCACGTCCAGGCCGAGGTTTTCCTGCACTTCCACGGCGTGCTTGATCTCGCTGTGCATGGCTTCGACGTATTCGGCTTCGCTCAACTTGCCGGCCTTGTACGACTGGCGCGCCAGGCGGATCGACGCGGTCTGCGGGAACGAACCGATGGTGGTGGTCGGAAACAGTGGCAGGTTCAGGCCCGCGCGCTGCTGCTCGATACGCTGGGCAAACGGCGACTGGCGCTGGCTGTCCCTGGCAGTGATCGCCGCAACCCGCGCTTGCACCGCAGGCTTGTGGATACGCGGCGACGCGGCGCGGGCGGCTTGCACGGCACGGCTTTGTGCCAAGGCCGCGACAACATTCGCTGCCTCGGGTTGATTGACCGCCTGGGCCAGCACCGCCACTTCGGCGCATTTCTGTACGGCGAATGCCAGCCAGCTTTTCAGCTCCCCATCCAGCTGGTCTTCACGCCCCAGGTCCACCGGGCTGTGCAGCAGCGAGCAGGATGGCGCCACCCACAGGCGGTCACCCAACTTGTCATGGGCGTGCTGCAGCGTCGCCAGGGCTTTTTCCAGGTCGCAGCGCCACACGTTACGGCCGTTGACCACGCCCAGGGACAGCACTTTGTAAGCCGGCAGGCGGTCGAGAATGGTCGGGTACTGCTCCGGCGCCCGCACCAGGTCGATATGCAAACCATCCACCGGCAGGTTCGCCGCCAAACCGAGGTTCTCTTCCAGCCCACCAAAATAGGTGGCCACCAGCTTTTTCAGCGGGTCGCGCTGGATCAGGTTGTAGGCACGCTCAAACGCGTTTTTCCAGTCCTGCGGCAGGTCCAGCACCAGGATCGGTTCGTCGATCTGTACCCACTCAACCCCCAATTCGGCGAGGCGCTGGAAGATCTGGCCATACAGCGGCAGCAGGCGATCGAGCAGGTCGAGCTTGTCGAAGTCGCCGCCCTTGGCCTTGCCCAGCCACAGGTAAGTCAGCGGGCCGATGATGACTGGCTTGACGTTGTGGCCCAGCTCGCGGGCTTCCTGCACCTCTTCGAACAGTTGATCCCAGCCCAGGTGGAACTGCTGGTCAGCGCTGAATTCAGGCACCAGGTAGTGGTAGTTGGTGTCGAACCACTTGGTCATCTCCTGGGCGTGGGCGCCGCCGCAGCAGCTGTCGCTGACGCCACGGGCCATGCCGAACAGGGTGTGCAAGGTGGCTTTGCCATCGGCTGGGCGGAAGCGCTCGGGGATCACGCCAAACATCAGCGAGTGGGTCAGCACCTGGTCATACCAGGCGAAATCCCCGGCGGGCAGCAATTCGAGACCGGCCTGTTTTTGCAGGTCCCAGTGGGTTTTGCGCAGGTCACGGCCCACGGCGCGCAAGCCAGCTTCATCGAGCTCACCCTTCCAGAACGCTTCCTGCGCTTTTTTCAGTTCACGATCGCGTCCAATGCGCGGAAATCCCAGGGAATGAGCGACTGCCATGACTAACAACTCCAATGTCGATATTTATGGCAGCCATTGTCGACAGTCAGCGATAGTGAGACAAACTCATATTATTCTAGATGATCACAAGATCTACTCATGTTGAGATCAGGTGTACATAGAACGCGTGGAACATGAAATACGCACACACCGCCAGTGCCACGCCCATGCAGCGATTGAACACGGTGAACGCCGACGAGCCATTGATCCGCCGTCCGAGCACTGCACCCAGCAGTGAATAAACCCACGGCGCGCCGAACGCACCAACCGCCAGCACCGCCGACACAAGCGCGATGGACACCCCGGTGATGTGCGCCGCCGGCAGCATCACACTGGTGATCGGCAACACCGCCATGATGCCCTTGGGGTTGAGCAACTGGATCACCAGGCCATTCCAGAACGTGAGGGTTTTGACGGGTGCGGTTGCAGTCGTTTCATCCACGACCGTGCGCGCAGTGAATACCTGATAGGCGAGATACAACGTGTACGCCCCGCCAATCAACGAGATGTACGGCAACGCGGCCTGGGAAATGATCGCCTCGCCGGTGTAGCCAAACAGCACAAACAACAGCAGCATCGCGCACCCCACACCGATGAAAAACCCGGTGGAACGGCGAAACTGCCCGGTGAGCCCGGCGTTGAGGCCCATGAAATTCACGGGGCCGGGGCTGTACATGACGCTGAAGGCGTAGAGGAAGATGTCCATGGAAAACCTGTAGTAGAAGAAGTCTGGCGAGTCTACTGAGGCGTGTTCGGGGAATTCTTGAACGTTTGTGGTGCGCCCTCGACGGGAGCAAGCTCCCTCGCCACAGGTATAGTGTTTGCCTGCAACTTTCAGGAACGAAAGCAACATGGATGCCGTCACCCACTGCCATTGCCGCAAATGCCAGAAAAGCCATGGCGCGGCGCCCGCTGAGACAGGCGCACAGCTGCGTTGAATCGAAGGCGACATGGGCTGAATGAAGATCAAAGGTGGATCAGGCGACATCTCTACCAGCAGTGCCGCCGCTTTCGCAGCCTCGCCAAGGCTCGACAGCTCCCACAGGGAATAGGGTTTGCAGGCTGTGTCAGGTGTACACAGTTAAAAAATGTGGGAGCTGGCTTGCCTGCAAAGGCGGCGGATCAGGCGACATCTCTGCCTGCCGTGCCGCCGCTTTCGCAGCCTCGCCAAAGCTCGACAGCTCCCACAGGGAATAGGGTTTGCAGGCCGTGTCAGGTGTACACAGTTAAAAAATGTGGGAGCTGGCTTGCTTGCGAAGGCGGCGGATCAGGCGACATCTCTGCCTGCCGTGCCGCCGCTTTCGCAGCCTCGCCTAAGCTCGACAGCTCCCACAGGGAATAGGGTTTGCAGGCTGTGTCAGGTGTACACAGTTAAAAAATGTGGGAGCTGGCTTGCCTGCGAAGGCGGCGGATCAGGCGACATCTCTGCCTGCCGTGCCGCCGCTTTCGCAGCCTCGCCTAAGCTCGACAGCTCCACACAGGAGATTGGGTTTGCAGGCTGGAACAGGCATACACCGTTCAAAATGGCGGGTGATGCAGGAAGACCCAGGTGCCCGGATTCGGGGCGGCTTCGCCACCCGGCGCGGGGCAAGCCCGCTCACTACAAAAACGCTGTCGCTGCACGGACAGTCATACACCTGCGCTACGCTCGTAAACCAAGGGCAGCAAATTCCGCCCACTAACCTTCCGATTCGCCCCAAGTGCGGGCACAATGCGTGTCCTTTTTTGGCAGGCACCGCCGCAGGCTCTCAAAAATGATCAAAACGCCGTACTACCTCATCGATAAACAGAAGCTTCTGGTCAACATGCAGAAGATTGCTTACGTGCGCGAGCAGTCCGGCGCCAAGGCCCTGTTGGCGCTCAAGTGCTTCGCCACCTGGTCGGTGTTCGACCTGATGCAGCAATACATGGACGGCACTACGTCGTCGTCGCTGTACGAGCTCAAGCTCGGCCGCCAGAAGTTCGAAGGCGAAGCGCACGCCTACAGCGTGGCCTGGGCTGACGATGAAATTGAAGAGATGCTGGATAACTGCGACAAGATCATCTTCAACTCCATCAGCCAGTTGCAGCGCTTTGCCGAACGTTCCGCAGGCAAGACCCGCGGCCTGCGCGTGAACCCCCAGGTCAGCAGCTCCGACTACCTGCTGGCCGACCCGGCGCGTCCGTTCAGCCGCCTGGGCGAATGGGACCCGGTGAAGATCGAAGGCGCGATCGAGCAGATCTCCGGCTTCATGTTCCACAACAACTGCGAGAACGGCGACTTCAGCCTATTCGACAAAATGCTCGGCACCATCGAAGAACGCTTCGGCGCGCTGCTGCACAAAGTCGAGTGGGTCAGCCTCGGCGGCGGCATCCATTTCACCGGCGACGACTATGACGTGGACGCGTTCTGCGCCCGCTTGAAAGCGTTCTCCGCCAAGTACGGCGTGCAGGTCTACCTGGAACCCGGCGAAGCGGCGATCACCAACAGCGCCTCCCTGGAAGTCACCGTGCTCGACACCCTCTACAACGGCAAGAACCTCGCCGTGGTAGACAGCTCCATCGAAGCCCACCTGCTGGACCTGCTGATCT
Proteins encoded in this region:
- a CDS encoding LysE family translocator, whose amino-acid sequence is MDIFLYAFSVMYSPGPVNFMGLNAGLTGQFRRSTGFFIGVGCAMLLLFVLFGYTGEAIISQAALPYISLIGGAYTLYLAYQVFTARTVVDETTATAPVKTLTFWNGLVIQLLNPKGIMAVLPITSVMLPAAHITGVSIALVSAVLAVGAFGAPWVYSLLGAVLGRRINGSSAFTVFNRCMGVALAVCAYFMFHAFYVHLIST
- the metE gene encoding 5-methyltetrahydropteroyltriglutamate--homocysteine S-methyltransferase; this encodes MAVAHSLGFPRIGRDRELKKAQEAFWKGELDEAGLRAVGRDLRKTHWDLQKQAGLELLPAGDFAWYDQVLTHSLMFGVIPERFRPADGKATLHTLFGMARGVSDSCCGGAHAQEMTKWFDTNYHYLVPEFSADQQFHLGWDQLFEEVQEARELGHNVKPVIIGPLTYLWLGKAKGGDFDKLDLLDRLLPLYGQIFQRLAELGVEWVQIDEPILVLDLPQDWKNAFERAYNLIQRDPLKKLVATYFGGLEENLGLAANLPVDGLHIDLVRAPEQYPTILDRLPAYKVLSLGVVNGRNVWRCDLEKALATLQHAHDKLGDRLWVAPSCSLLHSPVDLGREDQLDGELKSWLAFAVQKCAEVAVLAQAVNQPEAANVVAALAQSRAVQAARAASPRIHKPAVQARVAAITARDSQRQSPFAQRIEQQRAGLNLPLFPTTTIGSFPQTASIRLARQSYKAGKLSEAEYVEAMHSEIKHAVEVQENLGLDVLVHGEAERNDMVEYFAEQLDGYVFTRFGWVQSYGSRCVKPAVIFGDLSRPKAMTVEWIRYAQGLTHKVMKGMLTGPVTMLMWSFPREDVSREVQARQLALAIRDEVVDLEAAGIKIVQIDEAAFREGLPLRQAQWQHYLDWATEVFRLCASGVRDETQIHTHMCYSEFNDVIESIAAMDADVITIETSRSDMELLEAFEAFAYPNEIGPGVYDIHSPRVPDASEMANLLRKAAKRIPAERLWVNPDCGLKTRGWPETEAALIHMVTAARQLRAELA
- a CDS encoding carboxynorspermidine decarboxylase; this translates as MIKTPYYLIDKQKLLVNMQKIAYVREQSGAKALLALKCFATWSVFDLMQQYMDGTTSSSLYELKLGRQKFEGEAHAYSVAWADDEIEEMLDNCDKIIFNSISQLQRFAERSAGKTRGLRVNPQVSSSDYLLADPARPFSRLGEWDPVKIEGAIEQISGFMFHNNCENGDFSLFDKMLGTIEERFGALLHKVEWVSLGGGIHFTGDDYDVDAFCARLKAFSAKYGVQVYLEPGEAAITNSASLEVTVLDTLYNGKNLAVVDSSIEAHLLDLLIYRLNAKLAPSDGEHTVMVCGKSCLAGDIFGEYQFDRPLAIGDRLSFIDTAGYTMVKKNWFNGLKMPSIVVKQLDGTVEVVREFGYDDYLSSLS